The Pasteurella multocida genome contains a region encoding:
- a CDS encoding O-acetylhomoserine aminocarboxypropyltransferase/cysteine synthase family protein — protein sequence MEFATKCLHAGYTPKNGEPRVQPIVQSTTFTYDSAEEIGKLFDLQAAGYFYTRLSNPTTNAAEEKITALEGGVATMCTASGQAAVFYAMLNILQAGDHFISSSYVYGGSYNLFAHTFKKMGIEVTFVDQDLPLEELKKAIRPNTKAIFAETIANPALRVLDIEKFVALAKAAQAPLLVDNTFATPYFCRPIEFGANVVIHSTSKYLDGHAIALGGSITDGGNFDWNNGKFPQLSTPDQTYHGLVYTETFGPAAYIVKARVQLMRDLGATPAPQNSFLLNVGMETLALRMQRHYENAQAVAEFLENHPQVAKVSYPGLASSPDHALKQKYLPNGLCGVISFEIKGGRETAAKWLNALQLASREVHVADIRTCALHPATSTHRQLSEAELEKVGISAGLIRLSCGIESIQDILADLEQAFYAAK from the coding sequence ATGGAATTTGCAACAAAATGTCTACATGCCGGTTATACACCGAAAAATGGTGAGCCTCGTGTTCAACCGATCGTACAAAGTACCACTTTTACTTACGATTCCGCCGAAGAAATTGGTAAGTTATTTGATTTACAAGCGGCTGGCTATTTTTACACCCGCCTTTCAAATCCTACTACCAATGCGGCAGAAGAAAAAATTACCGCACTTGAAGGCGGTGTAGCAACCATGTGTACCGCATCAGGGCAAGCCGCCGTGTTTTACGCGATGCTCAATATTTTACAAGCCGGTGATCACTTTATTTCTTCATCGTATGTTTACGGTGGTAGCTACAACTTATTTGCACATACCTTCAAAAAAATGGGAATTGAGGTCACTTTTGTGGATCAAGATTTACCTCTTGAGGAATTAAAAAAAGCCATTCGCCCAAATACGAAAGCCATTTTTGCTGAAACTATTGCCAATCCCGCATTACGCGTGTTGGATATTGAAAAGTTTGTTGCACTTGCGAAGGCAGCACAAGCCCCTTTATTAGTTGACAATACTTTTGCAACCCCGTATTTTTGTCGCCCTATCGAATTTGGTGCTAACGTGGTAATTCATAGTACGTCAAAATATTTAGATGGGCATGCGATTGCGTTGGGAGGTTCGATCACAGATGGCGGGAATTTTGATTGGAATAATGGCAAATTCCCACAATTAAGCACACCTGATCAAACTTATCACGGTTTGGTTTATACCGAAACCTTTGGTCCAGCAGCTTATATTGTCAAAGCCCGTGTGCAATTAATGCGTGATTTAGGTGCCACACCGGCACCACAAAATAGTTTCTTGCTCAATGTGGGCATGGAAACCCTTGCACTGCGTATGCAACGTCATTATGAAAATGCACAAGCGGTCGCCGAATTTTTAGAAAATCATCCACAAGTGGCAAAAGTGAGTTATCCGGGCTTGGCAAGTTCACCTGATCATGCACTAAAACAAAAATATTTACCAAACGGCTTATGTGGTGTGATTTCCTTTGAAATTAAAGGGGGAAGAGAAACTGCAGCAAAATGGCTGAATGCGCTACAACTGGCTTCTCGTGAAGTCCATGTAGCGGATATCCGCACTTGTGCTTTACATCCGGCGACGTCAACACACCGTCAATTAAGTGAGGCTGAATTAGAAAAAGTGGGGATTTCTGCGGGTTTAATTCGTCTTTCTTGCGGTATTGAAAGTATCCAAGATATTTTGGCTGATTTAGAACAAGCATTCTACGCGGCAAAATAA
- a CDS encoding DUF6622 family protein, protein MAIVTNTPIWVWCVLLCLLYVGSKQSKTRQIKPYKLTFLPLIFLPIVIMSIMQSHHPLIAGFGFIVGLALGLFLGWIIWKDAPLLLRQGQQWIQRGSYLPLILYLFIFIFRYVVGVAQHTQQTITKTEFFNFIIGLPTGIGLGALFAILLFRQRPTTH, encoded by the coding sequence ATGGCGATTGTAACAAATACCCCTATTTGGGTTTGGTGCGTTTTGCTTTGTTTACTCTACGTTGGCAGTAAACAAAGCAAAACACGTCAAATAAAACCTTATAAATTAACATTCTTGCCCTTGATATTTCTGCCTATAGTCATCATGTCTATAATGCAAAGTCATCACCCGCTTATCGCAGGTTTCGGATTCATTGTTGGCTTGGCGCTAGGTCTATTTTTAGGGTGGATAATTTGGAAGGATGCCCCTTTGTTACTAAGACAAGGGCAACAGTGGATACAAAGAGGAAGTTATCTTCCGCTTATCCTGTACTTATTCATTTTTATTTTTAGGTATGTTGTTGGCGTGGCACAACATACTCAACAAACAATAACAAAAACAGAATTCTTTAATTTTATTATTGGATTACCTACAGGGATTGGGCTTGGTGCGTTATTTGCGATTCTTTTATTTCGTCAACGACCAACCACCCACTAA
- the dnaJ gene encoding molecular chaperone DnaJ, with the protein MAKKDYYDVLGVERGADEKEIKRAYKKLAMKYHPDRTQGNKELEEKFKEIQEAYEVLSDKQKRANYDQYGHAAFEQGGFGGGGFSGADFGDIFGDMFGDIFGGGRARQRVVRGDDLRYDLEISLEEAVRGTTKDIQINTLAHCDSCDGSGAEKGSKVETCSTCHGAGRVRRQQGFFVTEQVCPSCHGSGKKIEKPCKSCHGDGRVHKKKNLSVKIPAGVDTGNQLRLSGEGAAGENGAPNGDLYVVIHVRDHHIFERDGSNLYCEVPISFTMAALGGEIEVPTLDGRVKLKIPAETQTGKLFRMRGKGVTSARSAYAGDLICKIIVETPVKLNEEQKALLRQLEESLEGSSNKPKSSSFFDGVKKFFDNLGK; encoded by the coding sequence ATGGCAAAAAAAGATTATTACGACGTTCTTGGTGTTGAACGTGGTGCGGATGAAAAAGAAATTAAACGTGCTTATAAAAAATTGGCGATGAAATATCATCCAGACCGCACCCAAGGCAACAAAGAGCTGGAAGAAAAATTTAAAGAAATCCAAGAAGCCTACGAAGTCTTAAGCGACAAACAAAAACGGGCGAACTATGATCAATACGGTCATGCTGCCTTTGAACAAGGTGGCTTCGGTGGCGGTGGCTTTAGTGGTGCTGATTTCGGGGATATTTTTGGTGATATGTTCGGGGATATTTTTGGTGGTGGTCGTGCTCGCCAACGCGTCGTGCGTGGTGATGACTTGCGCTACGATCTTGAAATCAGCTTAGAAGAAGCGGTACGTGGCACGACGAAAGATATTCAAATCAATACCCTTGCCCATTGTGACAGCTGTGATGGTTCGGGTGCTGAGAAAGGCTCAAAAGTAGAAACTTGCTCAACCTGTCATGGTGCAGGACGTGTACGTCGTCAGCAAGGTTTCTTTGTGACTGAACAAGTCTGTCCTAGCTGTCATGGTTCGGGCAAAAAGATTGAGAAACCGTGTAAATCCTGTCATGGTGATGGACGTGTTCACAAGAAGAAAAATCTTTCAGTGAAAATTCCAGCGGGTGTCGATACAGGTAATCAATTACGCTTATCAGGCGAAGGGGCGGCAGGTGAAAATGGCGCACCAAATGGTGATCTATATGTTGTTATCCATGTACGAGATCATCATATTTTCGAACGTGATGGTAGCAATCTGTATTGTGAAGTGCCTATTAGTTTCACAATGGCAGCTTTAGGTGGTGAAATTGAAGTGCCAACCTTAGATGGTCGTGTCAAACTCAAAATCCCTGCAGAAACACAAACAGGTAAACTGTTCCGTATGCGTGGTAAAGGTGTTACTTCTGCACGTAGTGCTTACGCAGGCGATCTCATCTGCAAAATTATTGTTGAGACACCTGTTAAACTCAATGAGGAACAAAAAGCGTTATTACGTCAATTAGAAGAAAGTTTAGAAGGTTCTAGTAACAAACCGAAATCCTCTAGTTTCTTTGATGGCGTTAAGAAATTCTTTGATAACTTAGGCAAATAA